Proteins encoded together in one Oceanobacillus iheyensis HTE831 window:
- a CDS encoding N-acetylmannosamine-6-phosphate 2-epimerase, with translation MLDQIKNSLIVSCQALPDEPLHSSFIMSKMALAAKQGGAKGIRANTKEDIIQIKEEVNLPVVGIVKRDYKDSEVFITATYKEIDELLESNCEMIAIDATTRNRPQDIKLQDLVDYTKRLNSEVELMADIATLEEAKIAEKLGFDCISTTLHGYTSNTSNHKIYDNDFSFLKNLLSEVKIPIIAEGNILTPEMFKRCIELGAHACVVGGAITRPQEITKRFIG, from the coding sequence ATGTTAGATCAAATTAAAAATAGCTTGATTGTATCTTGTCAGGCATTACCTGATGAACCATTGCATAGTTCCTTTATTATGTCCAAAATGGCACTTGCAGCGAAACAAGGCGGTGCAAAAGGAATTAGAGCTAATACAAAAGAAGATATTATTCAAATAAAAGAAGAGGTTAATCTTCCTGTGGTAGGAATTGTGAAGAGAGATTATAAAGACAGTGAGGTTTTTATAACTGCTACTTATAAAGAAATTGATGAGCTATTAGAAAGTAATTGTGAAATGATTGCTATAGACGCGACTACAAGAAATCGCCCACAAGATATCAAGCTTCAAGATTTAGTGGATTATACAAAAAGATTAAATAGTGAGGTTGAGTTAATGGCAGATATCGCAACTTTAGAAGAGGCAAAAATTGCAGAAAAGCTAGGTTTTGACTGTATCTCTACCACTCTACATGGTTATACGAGTAATACTTCTAATCACAAAATCTATGATAATGATTTTAGCTTTCTTAAGAACTTACTATCCGAAGTGAAAATACCAATCATTGCGGAGGGAAATATACTAACCCCAGAAATGTTCAAACGATGTATTGAGCTTGGAGCTCATGCATGCGTGGTAGGTGGAGCTATCACCAGACCACAAGAAATAACGAAACGATTTATTGGATAA
- a CDS encoding AbgT family transporter — MNHKKQPKSIQALNTIEKLGNKLPHPVTIFILFTFIVIALSHILYLMGVSVSFEGVNNETMERETLTVEAVSLLTPEGIAHMFSSVVGNFTSFVALGPVLVAMLGVGVAEKSGYISALMTNTVSKAPRRFVTPIVVLMGVLSNVAASVGYVVLVPLGAIIFLGFNRHPLAGLSAAFAGVAGGYSANLVIGTNDPLLAGISTEAARILDASYVVNPTDNWFFMLASTFIIVILGTIITDKIVEPKLGKYTSNEDSNSNNTTVTQVEKKGLFWANMSILITIIGIALLVIPENGPLRGENGSIITSPFMSSIIFLMMLIFLIPGIVYGIVTKTVRNDKDIASLMTSSLETMAGFIVLIFFAAQFVAFFNYTNLGTIIAVNGANLLEAIQLNGVFLLLALILITAIINLFIAADSAKWAIMAPVFIPMFMQMGISPEVTQVAYRIGDSATNIIAPLMPFFPLVVAFAQRYGKQNGIGTVISLMLPHSIVFLITWIIFFAIWYLLGIPVGPGTSLNY; from the coding sequence ATGAATCATAAGAAACAACCTAAATCGATACAAGCTTTAAATACCATAGAAAAGCTAGGGAATAAACTCCCCCATCCTGTAACAATATTTATTTTATTTACCTTTATTGTTATTGCTTTATCACATATTTTATATCTTATGGGAGTGTCAGTTTCATTCGAAGGTGTAAATAATGAAACAATGGAAAGAGAGACACTTACAGTAGAGGCAGTCAGCTTACTTACACCAGAAGGTATTGCACATATGTTTTCCAGTGTTGTCGGTAATTTCACTTCATTTGTAGCACTAGGACCAGTACTTGTCGCTATGCTCGGAGTTGGAGTTGCTGAAAAAAGTGGATATATTAGTGCTTTAATGACGAATACTGTTTCCAAAGCACCAAGACGTTTTGTTACACCGATAGTTGTATTAATGGGGGTACTATCCAATGTAGCAGCATCTGTAGGATATGTTGTACTTGTACCACTAGGAGCAATTATATTTTTAGGTTTTAACCGCCATCCACTAGCAGGACTTTCTGCAGCTTTTGCTGGTGTAGCAGGTGGGTACTCTGCAAATTTAGTAATCGGTACAAATGATCCTCTATTAGCTGGTATTTCTACAGAGGCAGCGAGAATTTTAGATGCAAGTTATGTTGTTAATCCAACAGATAATTGGTTTTTCATGTTGGCTTCTACTTTCATCATTGTAATTTTAGGTACTATTATTACAGATAAAATCGTTGAACCGAAATTAGGAAAATACACTTCCAATGAAGATTCTAACAGTAATAATACCACGGTAACTCAAGTAGAGAAAAAGGGGTTATTCTGGGCGAACATGTCAATATTAATAACCATTATCGGTATCGCATTATTAGTCATTCCAGAAAATGGACCTTTACGAGGAGAAAATGGAAGTATTATTACCTCTCCATTTATGAGTAGCATTATTTTTCTAATGATGTTAATCTTTTTAATTCCTGGTATTGTTTACGGAATTGTTACGAAGACGGTTCGAAATGACAAAGATATAGCGAGCTTAATGACTTCTTCATTAGAGACAATGGCCGGCTTTATCGTATTGATATTTTTTGCTGCACAGTTCGTTGCATTTTTCAATTATACGAACTTAGGCACTATTATTGCTGTAAACGGGGCAAACCTATTGGAAGCAATTCAATTAAATGGCGTATTCTTACTTCTTGCTTTAATTTTGATTACTGCCATCATTAATTTATTTATCGCAGCTGATTCGGCGAAATGGGCAATAATGGCACCAGTATTTATTCCAATGTTTATGCAGATGGGAATTTCACCAGAGGTAACCCAAGTTGCTTACCGAATTGGGGACTCTGCAACCAATATTATCGCTCCATTAATGCCATTCTTCCCTCTAGTTGTCGCATTTGCTCAGCGATATGGAAAGCAAAACGGAATAGGTACTGTTATTTCCTTAATGCTTCCTCACTCCATCGTATTTCTGATTACGTGGATAATATTCTTTGCAATATGGTACTTACTCGGCATACCAGTTGGACCAGGCACAAGCTTAAACTATTAA
- a CDS encoding OsmC family protein, producing MKVTTKWIGGRAFTATGDSGYEVNMDATEAYGGLGKGATPTEMLLSSLAGCIGIDVTMILRPHLDKITKIEIETDGTRKEEAPKGFTDIVVTFIIDGDIDSKKVWRAINLGEEKYCSVSDSLKANISFELILNGEIEKM from the coding sequence ATGAAAGTAACTACTAAATGGATTGGCGGTAGAGCATTTACTGCAACAGGTGATTCCGGTTATGAAGTAAATATGGATGCAACAGAAGCTTATGGTGGCTTAGGGAAAGGCGCTACTCCAACTGAAATGCTTTTAAGCTCCTTAGCAGGTTGTATCGGTATTGATGTGACAATGATATTGAGACCACATCTTGATAAAATAACGAAGATAGAAATTGAAACTGACGGTACAAGAAAAGAAGAAGCTCCAAAAGGATTTACCGATATTGTTGTCACTTTTATTATCGATGGTGATATTGATAGTAAAAAAGTATGGCGTGCAATCAATCTAGGAGAAGAGAAATACTGCTCTGTATCTGATTCGTTAAAAGCAAATATCTCTTTTGAATTAATTTTAAATGGAGAGATTGAAAAAATGTAA
- a CDS encoding SDR family oxidoreductase — protein sequence MDLGLHGKSVIVAASSKGLGKATAKQFAAEGAKVIISSRSQEELEKAQEEIRSETGNNNVSYIVCDITNPASVKELVVKTIELNETIDVLVNNAGGPPAGNFDDVSDEEWTNAFELNLLSFVRLIREVLPYMRRQGSGHIVNIASSSIKQPIDNLILSNTFRAGIVGLAKSLSQELAPDNILINTIGPGRIGTDRVKHLDEFVAKQQDMRYEDVKSKAESSIPIGRYGKTEEFANLVVYLCSGANTYITGQSLLVDGGMVKAL from the coding sequence ATGGATTTAGGTTTACATGGAAAATCAGTAATTGTAGCGGCTTCTAGTAAAGGTTTAGGAAAGGCGACTGCAAAGCAGTTCGCTGCAGAAGGGGCCAAGGTGATTATTTCAAGTCGCAGTCAAGAAGAATTAGAGAAAGCGCAAGAAGAAATTCGTTCAGAAACAGGTAATAACAATGTCAGCTATATTGTTTGTGATATTACAAATCCAGCATCTGTGAAAGAATTAGTGGTAAAGACAATTGAATTAAATGAAACAATAGATGTTCTTGTTAACAATGCTGGAGGTCCACCTGCTGGTAACTTTGATGACGTAAGTGATGAGGAATGGACAAATGCATTTGAATTAAACTTACTTAGCTTTGTACGGTTAATACGTGAGGTATTGCCCTATATGCGTCGCCAGGGAAGTGGACACATTGTAAATATTGCTTCATCGTCTATTAAACAACCAATTGATAATTTAATTTTATCGAATACATTCAGAGCGGGTATAGTTGGTTTGGCGAAGAGTTTATCACAAGAATTAGCTCCAGATAACATCTTAATTAATACAATTGGACCAGGGAGAATTGGAACCGATCGTGTGAAACATTTAGATGAATTTGTAGCAAAGCAGCAAGACATGCGTTATGAAGATGTAAAATCGAAAGCAGAATCATCCATTCCAATTGGGCGTTATGGTAAGACTGAAGAATTCGCTAATTTGGTAGTATACCTATGCTCGGGTGCGAATACGTATATAACGGGACAATCGTTATTAGTGGATGGCGGTATGGTGAAGGCGTTGTAG
- a CDS encoding sugar porter family MFS transporter, with translation MIQDKKISSKFIYFFGAFGGILFGYDIGVMTGALPFLQSDWNLQNDPTAIGWITSSLMLGAIFGGALSGQLSDRIGRRKMILIASIIFALGSIMAGISPHNGILFMIVSRIILGLAVGAASALVPAYMSEMAPARLRGRLSGINQTMIVSGMLLSYIVAFVLKDLPETMAWRLMLSLAAVPALILFFGVLRLPESPRFLIKNNKINEARKVLSYIRPKEKIESEISQIQASTKYEEKASQKTSWGTLLSGKYRYLVIAGLGVAAFQQFQGANAIFYYIPLIVENATGNAASSALMWPIIQGIILVLGSLLFLLIADKFNRRTLLTLGGTVMGLSFILPAILNIVIPNASPMMIVVFLSIYVAFYSFTWAPLTWVIVGEIFPLVIRGRSSGLASSFNWIGSFLVGLLFPVMVASMAQEAVFAIFGAICLLGVLFVRLCVPETRGRSLEEIEKIGESKQLHKKTV, from the coding sequence ATGATTCAAGATAAGAAAATATCAAGTAAGTTCATTTATTTTTTTGGAGCTTTTGGAGGTATTCTCTTTGGTTATGATATTGGTGTTATGACAGGAGCTTTACCTTTTCTGCAAAGTGATTGGAATCTTCAAAACGATCCTACTGCAATAGGATGGATTACTTCATCGTTAATGCTAGGTGCAATCTTTGGAGGGGCGCTATCAGGTCAATTATCAGATCGTATAGGAAGACGTAAGATGATTTTAATCGCTTCTATTATTTTTGCACTAGGTTCTATTATGGCTGGGATTTCTCCTCATAATGGCATTCTATTTATGATTGTATCTCGCATTATTTTAGGACTTGCTGTAGGAGCAGCTTCAGCTCTAGTACCAGCATATATGTCTGAAATGGCCCCTGCACGTTTACGTGGACGTTTATCAGGAATTAATCAAACGATGATAGTTTCAGGGATGTTACTCTCGTATATCGTTGCATTTGTATTAAAAGATTTACCGGAAACAATGGCTTGGCGCTTAATGCTTAGTTTGGCAGCGGTACCAGCGTTAATTTTATTCTTCGGAGTATTAAGATTACCAGAATCACCTCGTTTTCTAATCAAAAATAATAAAATAAACGAAGCTCGTAAAGTATTGAGTTATATTCGTCCAAAAGAAAAAATTGAAAGCGAAATCTCTCAAATTCAAGCATCAACAAAATATGAAGAAAAAGCAAGCCAAAAAACATCTTGGGGAACACTGTTAAGCGGTAAATATCGTTATTTAGTAATTGCTGGTTTAGGTGTAGCTGCTTTCCAACAATTCCAGGGTGCAAATGCTATTTTTTATTACATCCCGTTAATTGTAGAGAATGCGACAGGGAATGCAGCAAGTTCAGCTCTTATGTGGCCGATAATTCAAGGGATAATATTAGTACTAGGTTCGCTCCTATTCCTACTAATTGCTGACAAGTTCAATCGACGTACATTATTAACACTTGGTGGAACTGTTATGGGATTATCGTTTATATTACCGGCGATTTTAAATATCGTTATCCCGAATGCAAGTCCAATGATGATCGTTGTATTCTTAAGTATCTACGTTGCTTTTTATTCGTTCACATGGGCTCCTTTAACTTGGGTTATAGTTGGAGAAATCTTCCCGCTAGTCATTAGAGGACGTTCTTCGGGATTAGCGTCATCGTTTAATTGGATCGGATCTTTCTTAGTTGGATTATTATTCCCAGTTATGGTTGCTTCGATGGCACAAGAAGCAGTTTTCGCAATTTTTGGTGCGATTTGTCTGCTAGGTGTACTATTTGTTCGATTATGTGTACCTGAAACGCGTGGTCGTTCTCTTGAGGAAATTGAGAAAATAGGAGAAAGTAAACAGCTTCATAAGAAAACAGTTTAA
- the bla gene encoding class A beta-lactamase has product MIRILKRSSFILLFMVVGIVLMACSNEAESKEGIPEENNGELNKGSEDLKKLEEEFDVRLGVYAIDTGADKEISYRENERFAYTSTFKPLAVGAVLQTKSDEELEETITYSEEDLVTYSPITEQHVDEGMTLVEIADAAIRYSDNTAGNLLLEAMGGPDELETILRDIGDETIEMDRYETELNEAKPGDIRDTSTAKAMATTLQQYVLEDVLDADRREVLTNMLINNTTGDALIRAGVPDGWTVGDKTGAGGYGTRNDIGIIWPEGDEEPIVIAIMSSRDEEDADYDDKLIEKATEIVLQELRN; this is encoded by the coding sequence ATGATACGTATTTTAAAAAGAAGTAGCTTTATATTACTATTTATGGTAGTTGGAATTGTATTAATGGCTTGTTCGAACGAAGCTGAAAGTAAAGAAGGGATTCCAGAAGAAAACAATGGGGAATTAAATAAAGGTAGTGAGGATTTAAAAAAATTAGAAGAAGAATTTGATGTGAGGCTAGGTGTGTATGCCATAGATACAGGAGCAGATAAGGAAATTAGCTATCGAGAAAATGAGCGGTTTGCCTACACTTCTACATTTAAACCATTGGCTGTTGGGGCCGTCCTCCAAACGAAGTCTGATGAAGAATTAGAAGAAACTATTACATATAGCGAAGAAGATTTGGTTACGTATTCACCTATTACCGAGCAACATGTGGATGAAGGTATGACCCTTGTAGAAATTGCTGATGCTGCAATTCGATATAGCGATAATACTGCTGGAAACCTCCTTTTAGAAGCTATGGGTGGTCCAGATGAATTAGAGACTATTTTAAGGGATATTGGTGATGAAACAATTGAAATGGATCGTTATGAAACAGAGCTAAATGAAGCAAAACCAGGTGATATTCGTGATACAAGTACGGCGAAAGCAATGGCAACAACGCTTCAACAATATGTATTAGAAGATGTGCTAGATGCAGATAGAAGAGAAGTTCTCACAAACATGCTTATTAACAATACGACAGGTGATGCGCTAATTCGTGCCGGTGTACCTGATGGTTGGACTGTTGGTGATAAGACAGGAGCAGGAGGATATGGAACGAGAAATGACATTGGTATCATTTGGCCAGAAGGTGACGAGGAGCCAATTGTTATTGCGATCATGTCTAGTCGCGATGAAGAAGATGCAGATTATGATGATAAATTAATAGAAAAAGCGACGGAGATCGTGCTGCAGGAATTGAGAAATTAA
- a CDS encoding DUF3100 domain-containing protein, translating to MKIKDLVYLIAFVLVIITISEMIGFQSISVGDISIGLLPLVFAIVITMILGLQFFRKGFWKQIYSKVNIEFSGKYLLFIMLPLMARYGADVAPQIREILQIGWVFIFQEFGNLGTVIFGLPIAIMIGLRREAIGATLGIGREGELAYISEKYTLDSKEGRGVLSLYIIGTLFGAIFFSILAPILLGLGIRVEALAMASGVGSGSMMSASSASLVAQMPEMESTILAYASASQLLTSFLGTFTMVFLAAPLQQFMYKLLVRGEK from the coding sequence TTGAAAATAAAAGACTTGGTTTATTTGATTGCATTTGTGTTAGTTATTATAACAATTTCTGAGATGATTGGCTTCCAAAGTATATCTGTGGGAGATATCTCTATTGGCTTACTACCTTTAGTATTTGCTATTGTCATAACAATGATATTAGGCTTACAGTTCTTTCGAAAAGGTTTTTGGAAGCAAATTTATAGTAAAGTAAACATTGAGTTTTCTGGAAAGTATTTGCTGTTTATTATGCTTCCTTTAATGGCTCGTTATGGAGCGGATGTGGCCCCGCAGATTAGAGAAATATTACAAATTGGTTGGGTGTTTATTTTTCAGGAATTCGGTAATTTAGGTACGGTTATCTTTGGTCTTCCAATAGCAATAATGATTGGTTTACGTAGAGAGGCAATAGGAGCGACGCTAGGCATTGGAAGAGAAGGTGAGCTTGCTTATATATCTGAAAAGTATACCCTAGATTCAAAAGAGGGAAGAGGAGTTTTATCTTTATACATTATTGGTACGTTATTTGGAGCAATCTTCTTTAGTATACTAGCTCCAATCCTTTTAGGTTTAGGGATAAGGGTAGAAGCATTAGCAATGGCATCTGGTGTAGGTTCTGGAAGTATGATGAGTGCTTCTTCGGCAAGTCTAGTAGCACAAATGCCAGAAATGGAGAGTACTATTTTGGCGTATGCTTCAGCAAGCCAGTTGTTAACAAGTTTTCTAGGTACATTTACGATGGTATTTTTAGCTGCTCCAT
- a CDS encoding M20/M25/M40 family metallo-hydrolase, translating to MYFKNNYDDIKNIAEKIYYQPELGYKEENTKQTIVDYLTAINPDINMNHFSTTGFRTTLGNENAEVNIAFIAELDAVYAPSHMYADEDTGAAHNCGHYTQVAIALSLYNYLYQSKAYKDLTYKFTFVFVPAEEYLDLEFREELMSQKKISHYGGKPEAMKLGVFDDIDIGICVHAIGGEFSKRTIEINCDLAGFLYKKYRFKGKATHAGFDPFSSINAYNISTLFNTAVGLSRQQLRDEENVRINPIVMDSDMSTNVIPNHITVGTDLRTKSVDYMKEVASKLDVAAKGSAIALNGEVDTKTQMGYLPFIQDRYLSEFVQQAFHDNNEIEQIWNNNAISAAGDIGDLSYMIPCIQIGYSGFTGTIHGDDFIDIDPEFIYEIFPRFLSQVIEKIDGNIDMSRMYRRTYQDYMEVIQNIVKDTDQI from the coding sequence GTGTACTTTAAGAATAACTATGATGACATTAAAAATATAGCAGAAAAGATCTATTATCAGCCTGAATTAGGCTATAAAGAAGAGAATACAAAGCAAACCATCGTTGATTATTTAACAGCCATTAATCCGGATATTAATATGAATCACTTTAGTACGACAGGTTTCCGTACTACGTTAGGTAATGAAAATGCGGAGGTTAATATTGCATTTATTGCAGAATTAGACGCAGTTTATGCTCCTTCTCATATGTATGCGGATGAAGATACAGGGGCCGCGCATAACTGTGGACATTATACACAAGTTGCCATTGCACTAAGTCTATACAATTATTTATATCAATCGAAAGCGTATAAAGATTTAACCTACAAATTCACGTTTGTCTTTGTACCTGCGGAAGAATACTTAGATCTAGAATTTAGAGAAGAATTAATGAGTCAGAAAAAAATAAGTCATTATGGCGGGAAACCAGAAGCAATGAAACTCGGGGTGTTTGATGATATTGATATTGGAATTTGTGTCCACGCTATTGGAGGAGAGTTCTCAAAAAGAACTATTGAGATAAATTGTGATTTAGCTGGTTTCTTATATAAAAAATATAGATTTAAAGGAAAAGCGACACACGCAGGTTTTGATCCGTTTTCATCAATAAATGCCTATAATATATCTACGTTGTTTAATACAGCAGTTGGGTTAAGCAGACAACAATTAAGGGATGAAGAAAATGTGAGAATCAATCCAATTGTAATGGACTCAGATATGTCCACCAATGTCATACCTAATCATATTACTGTTGGCACCGATTTACGCACAAAGTCCGTTGATTATATGAAAGAGGTAGCTAGCAAATTGGATGTAGCTGCCAAAGGAAGTGCCATTGCGCTAAATGGTGAAGTGGATACCAAAACCCAAATGGGATATCTGCCGTTTATTCAAGATAGGTATCTTTCAGAATTTGTTCAGCAAGCTTTCCATGACAATAACGAAATAGAACAGATTTGGAATAATAATGCTATTAGTGCTGCAGGAGATATTGGGGATCTATCTTATATGATTCCATGTATACAAATTGGATATAGTGGTTTTACAGGTACGATCCATGGTGATGATTTCATAGATATTGATCCGGAATTTATTTATGAGATTTTCCCAAGATTTTTAAGTCAGGTTATCGAGAAAATAGACGGAAATATCGACATGTCTAGAATGTATCGTCGTACTTATCAAGATTATATGGAAGTTATTCAAAATATTGTGAAGGATACTGATCAAATATAG